From Eretmochelys imbricata isolate rEreImb1 chromosome 17, rEreImb1.hap1, whole genome shotgun sequence, a single genomic window includes:
- the WSB1 gene encoding WD repeat and SOCS box-containing protein 1 — MASFPPSVNEKLIARSRPIGELLAPTSPFDKKCGRENWTVAFAPDGSYFAWSQGHRIVKLVPWTKCFNNFLLHGTKNVANSVNTRLSRENSDGGQKNKPCEHIIDCGDIVWSLAFGSSVPEKQSRCVNIEWHRFKFGQDQLLLATGLSNGRIKIWDVYTGKLLLNLMDHTEVVRDLTFAPDGSLILVSASRDKTLRVWDLKDDGNMMKVLRGHQNWVYGCAFSPDSSILCSVGASKAVFLWDMDKYSMIRKLEGHHNDVVACEFSPDGALLATASYDTRVYVWDPHIGVILMEFGHLFPAPTPIFAGGANDRWVRSVSFSYDGLHIASLADDKMVRFWSIEEDYPVQVAPLNNGLCCAFSTDGSVLAAGTHDGSVYFWATPKHVSSLQHLCRMVIRRVMPTSQVRNLPVPSKVVEFLSYLT, encoded by the exons ATGGCCAGCTTTCCCCCGAGTGTCAACGAGAAGCTCATCG caAGATCACGTCCTATAGGAGAACTCTTAGCCCCAACATCTCCTTTTGATAAGAAGTGTGGACGTGAAAACTGGACTGTTGCCTTTGCACCTGATGGATCTTACTTTGCGTGGTCACAAGGACATCGCATAGTAAAGCTTGTTCCCTGGACTAAATGCTTTAATAACTT CTTGTTGCATGGCACAAAGAATGTTGCAAATTCAGTCAATACAAGACTGTCAAGAGAGAACAGTGATGGTGGTCAAAAAAATAAGCCTTGTGAGCATATAATAGACTGTGGTGATATAGTCTGGAGTCTTGCTTTTGGGTCTTCAGTGCCTGAAAAACAGAGTCGCTGTGTGAATATAGAATGGCATCGGTTCAAATTTGGGCAAGATCAGCTTCTGCTTGCAACTGGCTTGAGCAACGGGCGCATCAAAATATGGGATGTATACACAG GAAAACTCCTCCTTAACCTGATGGACCATACTGAAGTGGTCAGAGATTTAACTTTTGCCCCAGATGGCAGCCTGATATTAGTATCTGCATCGAGAGACAAAACGCTGAGAGTGTGGGACCTGAAAGATGATG gaaATATGATGAAGGTATTAAGAGGGCACCAGAATTGGGTGTATGGCTGTGCTTTTTCTCCAGACTCTTCCATTCTGTGTTCCGTTGGAGCCAGTAAAGCA GTTTTTCTTTGGGATATGGATAAGTACTCCATGATTCGTAAACTAGAAGGACATCACAATGATGTTGTAGCTTGTGAGTTTTCCCCTGATGGAGCTTTACTGGCTACTGCATCTTACGATACTCGAGTTTATGTCTGGGATCCCCATATTGGAGTTATTTTAATGGAATTTGG GCATCTGTTTCCTGCTCCGACTCCAATATTTGCTGGGGGAGCAAATGACAGATGGGTGAGATCTGTGTCTTTTAGTTATGATGGACTGCATATTGCAAGCCTTGCTGATGATAA aatGGTGAGGTTCTGGAGTATTGAAGAAGATTATCCTGTACAGGTTGCACCTTTGAACAATGGGCTTTGCTGTGCCTTTTCTACTGATGGCAGTGTTCTAGCTGCTGG aaCGCATGATGGAAGCGTGTACTTCTGGGCAACTCCAAAACACGTGTCCAGTCTTCAACACTTGTGTCGCATGGTGATTAGAAGAGTGATGCCTACTAGCCAAGTCAGGAACCTGCCTGTCCCTTCAAAAGTGGTGGAGTTTCTTTCTTacctgacttaa